The bacterium genome contains a region encoding:
- a CDS encoding FAD-binding oxidoreductase produces the protein MKDFLVDLVGSANVLDRPEDLAPYREDMTEIAPVDPAFVAIVTMPEQIVEIVKRCAAERMPITARVAGTNIGGLTIPAPGGLVLDMSRMNRVLDVNVSDMVAVIEPGVTQQNLKDYLIERDIPLTLGYSLAPPYTSILANALLGGLTNRSLKYGDMSDWIAGLEVVLADGSLVKTGAWALSDIPFGLVPFPDVTGLFVAWQGTTGIATRMAFQLWPLHKLNKRLFIMSYGVPGTYDAMRRLCRAEICDDIGGLSWPSGKMLLGVRKPAPAPAPGDPLFFLYVDLTAETNDEMRAKEAILGGVLKDVAKTGAKFDAPLAIEDLVQVNPNLVAFANFPTELTFLTQHPGGGLSWIGTYGPLSRMEDGVETGMAIMARHGFAPLVVSRPMRGGHFVVLRFITTFDKKDPEDVARVRAVNEELLDMTVSKGFIMYKTPAWAWERLRPKMDPGMLTLIARVKKMMDPEGLLNPGKLGL, from the coding sequence ATGAAGGATTTTCTTGTCGATCTCGTGGGGAGCGCCAACGTCCTTGATCGCCCCGAGGATCTTGCCCCTTATCGCGAGGACATGACCGAGATCGCGCCGGTCGATCCCGCCTTCGTCGCGATCGTGACGATGCCGGAACAGATCGTGGAGATCGTCAAGCGCTGCGCCGCCGAACGCATGCCGATCACCGCGCGCGTCGCCGGCACGAACATCGGCGGCCTGACGATCCCCGCGCCCGGCGGGCTCGTGCTCGACATGTCGCGCATGAACCGCGTGCTTGACGTGAACGTCTCGGACATGGTCGCGGTGATCGAACCCGGCGTGACGCAGCAAAACCTGAAAGATTACCTCATCGAGCGCGACATCCCGCTGACGCTCGGCTATTCGCTCGCGCCGCCGTACACGTCGATCCTCGCGAACGCGCTTCTCGGCGGGCTGACGAACCGCTCGCTCAAGTACGGCGACATGTCCGACTGGATCGCGGGCCTGGAGGTCGTGCTCGCGGACGGCTCCCTTGTGAAGACCGGCGCGTGGGCGCTCTCCGACATCCCGTTCGGGCTCGTGCCGTTTCCCGACGTAACGGGGCTATTCGTTGCGTGGCAGGGGACGACGGGCATCGCCACGCGCATGGCGTTTCAGCTCTGGCCGCTGCACAAACTCAACAAGCGCCTTTTCATCATGAGCTACGGTGTGCCCGGCACCTACGACGCCATGCGCCGCCTGTGCCGCGCGGAGATCTGCGACGACATCGGCGGGCTGTCCTGGCCATCGGGCAAGATGCTGCTTGGCGTGCGTAAGCCCGCGCCCGCGCCCGCGCCGGGCGATCCGTTGTTTTTTCTCTACGTCGATCTCACCGCGGAGACAAACGACGAGATGCGCGCGAAGGAGGCGATCCTTGGCGGCGTGCTGAAGGACGTGGCGAAAACGGGCGCGAAGTTCGACGCGCCGCTCGCGATCGAGGACCTGGTGCAGGTCAACCCGAACCTCGTCGCCTTCGCGAATTTCCCCACGGAGTTGACGTTCCTGACGCAGCACCCCGGCGGCGGGCTGTCGTGGATCGGCACGTACGGCCCGCTCTCGCGCATGGAAGACGGCGTCGAGACGGGCATGGCGATCATGGCGCGGCACGGCTTCGCGCCGCTTGTCGTCTCGCGCCCGATGCGCGGCGGGCATTTCGTCGTGCTGCGTTTCATCACCACGTTCGACAAGAAAGACCCGGAGGATGTCGCCCGCGTGCGCGCGGTGAACGAGGAACTGCTCGACATGACGGTGAGCAAGGGATTCATTATGTACAAAACGCCCGCCTGGGCGTGGGAGCGCCTGCGCCCGAAGATGGACCCCGGCATGCTCACGCTCATCGCGCGCGTCAAGAAGATGATGGACCCCGAGGGCCTGCTGAACCCGGGCAAGTTGGGGTTGTAA
- a CDS encoding PhoH family protein: MGQPKYFILDTNVLLHNPNAIFLFDDNHVIVPITVIEEIDRFKKELNEIGRNARAASRELDELRAQGKLNQGVTLPNGGTLRIEVRNQLDDHLDRKLFEPTKDNRILAVAARIRAEHPEALTVLVTKDTNLRIKADAMDIEAQDFENAKVNIEELYTGSREVTAPREAIDDLYAKGFLAPPAADPPLHLNEFVTLVDEGNPSHTALARVVDAGRVEPIKKLHGAIFGIMPRNREQRFALDILLDDRVRLVTLVGKAGTGKTLLALAAALQKVTVEETYQRLLVSRPIYPMGRELGFLPGDIEAKLRPWMQPIFDNLEFLLASREDKAAQYSRLTELQDQGLLEMEALTYIRGRSIPHQFLIVDEAQNLTPHEIKTIVTRSGEGTKIVITGDPYQIDNPYLDASSNGLTYVVERMKDQPLAGHMTLVKGERSDLAELAANLL, encoded by the coding sequence ATGGGACAACCCAAATATTTCATCCTCGATACCAATGTCCTGCTCCACAACCCCAATGCGATTTTCCTTTTTGATGACAACCACGTCATCGTCCCGATCACCGTCATCGAGGAAATCGACCGGTTCAAAAAAGAGCTGAACGAGATCGGGCGCAACGCGCGCGCCGCATCGCGCGAGCTCGACGAACTTCGCGCGCAGGGCAAGCTGAACCAGGGCGTGACGCTGCCAAACGGCGGCACCTTGCGCATCGAGGTGCGTAACCAGCTCGACGACCACCTGGACCGCAAGCTCTTCGAGCCGACCAAGGACAACCGCATCCTCGCCGTCGCCGCGCGCATCCGGGCCGAGCACCCCGAGGCGCTCACCGTCCTGGTCACGAAGGACACCAACCTTCGCATCAAGGCCGACGCGATGGATATCGAGGCGCAGGACTTCGAAAACGCGAAGGTCAACATCGAGGAGCTTTACACCGGCTCGCGCGAGGTCACCGCGCCGCGCGAGGCGATCGACGATCTTTACGCCAAAGGCTTCCTGGCCCCGCCGGCGGCCGATCCGCCGCTGCATCTCAACGAGTTCGTCACGCTCGTGGACGAGGGCAACCCGAGCCACACCGCCCTGGCCCGCGTGGTCGACGCGGGCCGCGTCGAGCCGATCAAGAAGCTGCACGGGGCGATCTTCGGCATCATGCCGCGAAACCGCGAGCAGCGTTTCGCGCTCGACATCCTACTCGACGACCGCGTGCGTCTGGTGACGCTCGTCGGCAAGGCGGGGACCGGCAAGACGCTGCTGGCCCTTGCCGCCGCGCTGCAAAAGGTGACGGTGGAGGAGACCTATCAGCGCCTTCTCGTCTCGCGCCCGATTTATCCGATGGGCCGCGAGCTTGGCTTTCTGCCGGGCGACATCGAGGCGAAGCTGCGCCCGTGGATGCAGCCGATCTTCGACAACCTGGAGTTCCTGCTCGCCTCGCGCGAGGACAAGGCCGCGCAGTATTCGCGCCTGACCGAGTTGCAGGACCAGGGCCTTCTCGAAATGGAGGCGCTCACGTACATCCGCGGCCGATCGATCCCGCACCAGTTCCTGATCGTGGACGAGGCGCAAAACCTCACGCCGCACGAGATCAAGACGATCGTCACGCGTAGCGGCGAGGGCACGAAGATCGTCATCACCGGCGATCCTTACCAGATCGACAACCCGTACCTCGACGCCTCATCCAACGGCCTGACCTACGTCGTGGAACGCATGAAGGACCAGCCGCTCGCCGGCCACATGACGCTCGTGAAGGGCGAACGCTCCGACCTCGCGGAATTGGCGGCGAATCTGTTGTAG
- a CDS encoding choice-of-anchor L domain-containing protein yields MLRRMGILIFIGVFAVVLGAACTKDDAEDAAEALGFEITFDEDDVGAATPDGWHFMFAIKLDEDQAGLIDEDFAIDLSLLSPYIDFSEIDQMIAMAKVADIPGYGTRLRFANRLIVKDEKLRLDSDNNDLLGDSVGSDGAGTYAAYYADEQNGFIRGDVVDCDGDALEGLLAIITGSPFFTHTASNGSWALPTLEGKPQAYTVFGDDCACSGGAPCGDTNATPNPKDPDGTPDSETFDDETVVVDSGECVCCPPEPVDDDDDDMDDDDMDDDTSDDDTGDDDTGDDDTGDDDTGDDDTGDDDTSDDDTGDDDTSDDDTADDDTADDDDDDDDDDADDDDDDGTCVNFEDGSLSGWSFTSGCNLYGVSSDGYGTLFEDGSEGAYLYVSSGGSDVASCTLSATFDVPDGATEIEISYNFVSQEYEEWVGSIYNDIFTAIVQGAPDYLVNRTVNNIATDDDWLAIGDDSPAATIAGIAGSADAAFNPTSDDPHSNGPQLFDGILKWDANAGENPRGEPEDDNVGKTATVMLPEDQTTVTVLVTVSDVGDRIYDSAGAIDWMCFR; encoded by the coding sequence ATGTTGAGACGCATGGGAATCTTGATCTTTATTGGCGTGTTCGCGGTCGTGCTCGGCGCGGCCTGTACCAAGGATGACGCCGAGGACGCCGCCGAGGCGCTCGGATTCGAGATCACGTTCGACGAAGACGACGTCGGCGCGGCGACGCCCGATGGCTGGCACTTCATGTTCGCGATCAAGCTCGACGAGGATCAGGCGGGGCTGATCGACGAGGACTTCGCGATCGACCTGTCGCTGCTCTCGCCGTACATCGATTTCTCGGAGATCGACCAGATGATCGCGATGGCCAAGGTCGCGGATATCCCCGGCTACGGCACGCGGCTGCGTTTTGCGAACCGCCTTATCGTCAAGGACGAAAAGCTGCGGCTCGACTCGGACAACAATGACCTGCTAGGCGATTCCGTCGGCTCGGACGGCGCGGGCACCTACGCCGCGTATTACGCCGACGAACAGAACGGATTCATTCGCGGCGACGTGGTCGATTGCGACGGCGACGCGCTCGAAGGCCTGCTCGCCATCATCACCGGCAGCCCCTTCTTCACGCACACCGCCTCGAACGGCTCCTGGGCCCTGCCGACGCTCGAGGGTAAGCCGCAGGCGTACACCGTCTTCGGCGATGATTGCGCGTGCAGCGGCGGCGCGCCGTGCGGCGACACGAACGCCACGCCCAATCCAAAGGACCCCGACGGCACGCCCGATAGCGAGACGTTCGACGACGAGACCGTCGTGGTGGATAGCGGCGAATGCGTCTGCTGCCCGCCGGAACCGGTCGACGACGATGACGACGACATGGACGACGACGACATGGATGACGACACGTCCGACGATGACACCGGCGACGACGACACCGGCGACGACGACACCGGCGACGATGACACGGGCGATGACGACACCGGCGACGACGACACGAGTGACGACGACACGGGCGATGATGACACGTCCGACGACGATACCGCGGACGACGATACCGCGGATGACGATGACGACGATGATGACGACGACGCCGATGACGATGACGACGACGGCACATGCGTAAACTTCGAGGATGGCAGCCTTTCCGGCTGGTCCTTCACGTCGGGCTGCAACCTTTATGGCGTGTCATCGGACGGATACGGCACGCTGTTCGAGGACGGCAGCGAAGGCGCGTATCTCTACGTCTCCTCCGGCGGCAGCGATGTCGCGAGTTGCACGCTTTCGGCCACGTTCGACGTGCCGGACGGCGCGACGGAGATCGAGATCAGCTACAACTTCGTCAGCCAGGAGTACGAGGAGTGGGTCGGCAGCATCTACAACGACATCTTCACGGCGATCGTGCAGGGCGCGCCGGACTACCTCGTCAACCGCACGGTCAACAATATCGCGACGGATGACGACTGGCTGGCGATCGGAGACGACTCGCCGGCGGCCACCATCGCGGGCATCGCGGGCTCCGCGGACGCGGCCTTCAATCCGACAAGCGACGATCCGCACTCCAACGGCCCGCAACTGTTCGACGGCATCCTGAAGTGGGACGCGAATGCCGGCGAAAATCCACGCGGCGAGCCCGAGGACGACAACGTCGGAAAGACCGCGACTGTGATGCTGCCCGAGGATCAGACGACCGTGACCGTGCTCGTGACGGTTTCGGATGTCGGCGACCGCATCTACGACTCCGCGGGCGCCATTGACTGGATGTGTTTCCGGTAA
- a CDS encoding EamA family transporter, whose amino-acid sequence MTPVALAVLASVFWGVGTVLQKKGMAAQFPRVTLREMFARLPAIVRVLFTNRIWLFGFFLMMSGSITFTTAIGQGDLTLVQPCVALTGVFAASIGMTLLGERVRPMELAGIGLIIAGVVLVASANRPPTSAMPTLVALGGFIAVAGVVIFAALRAGRVAISRELSLSIAAGLSYGSSNLMGKFMTQRAVAEVGLPFAINRPEIWESAMTDYPLLLWAIFNALGTVFFQTAFANGRASVISPVVTIVSIVTPVLGAMAILGESMAIAQVAGIAIVVAGTAILAFAGGEEAKITAAE is encoded by the coding sequence ATGACGCCCGTCGCCCTTGCCGTCCTTGCCAGCGTGTTCTGGGGCGTCGGCACCGTGCTTCAGAAAAAGGGCATGGCCGCGCAATTTCCGCGCGTGACCCTGCGCGAGATGTTCGCGCGGCTCCCGGCCATCGTGCGCGTGCTGTTTACCAATCGCATCTGGCTGTTCGGCTTTTTCCTCATGATGAGCGGGTCGATCACGTTCACGACCGCGATCGGCCAGGGCGACCTCACGCTGGTGCAGCCGTGCGTCGCGCTGACGGGCGTCTTTGCCGCGTCGATCGGCATGACGCTGCTTGGCGAGCGCGTGCGCCCGATGGAACTGGCGGGGATCGGCCTCATCATCGCCGGTGTTGTGTTGGTTGCGTCGGCGAATCGCCCCCCGACCTCCGCCATGCCCACGCTTGTCGCGCTCGGCGGATTCATCGCGGTCGCCGGCGTCGTGATCTTCGCGGCGCTGCGCGCCGGGCGCGTGGCGATCTCCCGGGAGCTTTCGCTGTCGATCGCCGCGGGGCTTTCGTACGGCAGCTCGAACCTGATGGGCAAATTCATGACGCAGCGCGCGGTGGCGGAGGTCGGGCTGCCTTTCGCGATCAACCGCCCGGAAATCTGGGAATCGGCGATGACCGATTATCCGTTACTGCTGTGGGCGATCTTCAACGCGCTGGGGACGGTGTTTTTCCAGACCGCGTTCGCCAATGGCCGCGCCAGCGTCATCTCGCCCGTGGTGACGATCGTCAGCATCGTCACGCCGGTGCTCGGCGCGATGGCGATCCTCGGCGAGAGCATGGCGATCGCGCAGGTCGCCGGCATCGCGATCGTCGTCGCGGGCACGGCGATCCTGGCGTTCGCGGGCGGCGAAGAGGCAAAGATCACGGCGGCGGAATAG
- a CDS encoding VTT domain-containing protein: protein MSARKNTGDAPAGAGESALPRGWPSRRVRLVAGFVLVAACVAATRIPAVREMLSWSWIAARIGELNALFHRPYGVPLFVVISTILPLFQIPGLVMVILAAIVFDPVAAFAWGYLGALLGCLAPFYVSRYFLRDALRERLSSGRVSRVLDAVHGDAITSVIVLRIVFFMSPPLSWALGVTRIGDRDHFIGNALGLVPVVAAVQVTVRALKDVKSVSDIFQPRMIAFLVVAAVVVIVVAIAKRRLFPRADLRDDTQEATRAV from the coding sequence ATGAGCGCCCGAAAAAACACCGGCGACGCCCCCGCCGGCGCGGGCGAATCCGCCTTACCGCGCGGGTGGCCTTCACGCCGCGTCCGCCTCGTCGCGGGTTTTGTCCTCGTGGCGGCGTGCGTCGCGGCAACGCGCATTCCGGCCGTGCGCGAGATGCTGTCCTGGTCGTGGATCGCGGCGCGCATCGGTGAACTTAACGCCCTCTTTCACCGGCCCTACGGAGTGCCGCTGTTTGTCGTCATCTCGACGATATTGCCGCTGTTTCAGATACCCGGCCTCGTCATGGTGATCCTCGCGGCGATCGTCTTCGATCCGGTCGCGGCGTTCGCCTGGGGGTATCTCGGCGCGCTCCTGGGTTGCCTCGCGCCGTTTTACGTTTCGCGCTACTTCCTGCGCGACGCGCTGCGGGAGCGCCTGTCGAGCGGGCGCGTTTCGCGCGTGCTGGACGCCGTGCACGGCGACGCGATCACGAGCGTCATTGTTCTGCGCATCGTGTTTTTCATGTCGCCGCCATTATCCTGGGCCCTCGGCGTAACGCGCATCGGCGACCGCGACCACTTCATCGGCAACGCGCTTGGTCTTGTGCCGGTGGTGGCGGCGGTCCAGGTGACCGTTCGCGCGCTCAAGGACGTCAAGAGCGTCAGCGACATCTTCCAGCCGAGGATGATCGCGTTTCTCGTCGTGGCGGCGGTCGTCGTCATCGTCGTGGCGATCGCCAAGCGCCGCCTGTTTCCGCGCGCGGACTTGCGCGATGACACTCAGGAAGCGACGCGCGCCGTATGA
- a CDS encoding MarC family protein encodes MVASLVFLAKCVVPIFVIMDPFGNVPIVLGLTPHMSPAERRAVLRRASLTAFAILFGFAIAGQLILAGFGVTIGAFRIAGGVLLFLVSLSMLYGESSPTKRFHAPQAPESEDVSVTPIGTPLLAGPATIVSVMSLMDEARGLGEIALVLAAIPIAVGASHALLVLGDRMLARLGRNGMKVLARLMGLVLAVLAVQFIINGARDALPFILSRS; translated from the coding sequence ATGGTTGCCTCGCTCGTCTTTCTTGCCAAGTGCGTCGTGCCGATATTCGTCATCATGGATCCGTTCGGAAACGTTCCGATCGTCCTTGGCCTCACGCCGCACATGTCGCCGGCCGAACGACGCGCCGTCCTGCGGCGGGCCTCGCTTACCGCATTCGCCATCCTTTTCGGATTCGCGATCGCGGGCCAGCTCATCCTTGCCGGATTCGGCGTGACGATCGGCGCGTTCCGCATCGCGGGCGGCGTGCTGCTGTTTCTTGTCAGCCTCTCCATGCTCTACGGCGAAAGCTCGCCGACCAAACGTTTCCATGCGCCCCAGGCGCCCGAAAGCGAGGACGTTTCCGTCACGCCGATCGGCACGCCGCTGTTGGCCGGCCCCGCGACGATCGTCTCCGTTATGAGCCTGATGGACGAGGCGCGCGGCCTCGGCGAGATCGCGCTTGTGCTCGCGGCCATTCCGATCGCCGTCGGCGCGTCGCATGCCCTGCTTGTCCTTGGCGACCGCATGCTCGCGAGGCTCGGCCGAAACGGCATGAAGGTGCTCGCCAGGCTCATGGGACTTGTCCTCGCGGTGCTGGCCGTGCAATTCATCATCAACGGCGCACGCGACGCGCTTCCGTTCATCCTTTCCCGTTCGTGA
- a CDS encoding prolyl oligopeptidase family serine peptidase, with translation MSRLVPIISRFRAVALAAALFAAVPAFALAWFIFVGPLDASDDRSLGPGDHRIRLTHDGLARQYFVHVPKILASRPPVVLMFHGAAANARMAKSLHGIDRVADREGFVAVYPDGTGKNALLHTWNAGGCCGYAVEHHVDDVGYVRDLLADLASRVEYDPARVFVTGLSNGGMMSYRLACAAPELFAGAASVSGPLAVAECTPDRATPILHIHGTDDAFARYEGGVSARAPKAGALSSVAETLETWRAINDCAPEPAVSPMPNADPQDGLRATRFAWTCERAPVTHIRVEGGGHTWPGGVRVPFLDLGPHTNDFDASAVIGEFFHRQDAKNAKE, from the coding sequence ATGTCTCGATTGGTCCCAATAATTTCGCGCTTTCGCGCGGTGGCACTGGCCGCGGCGCTTTTTGCCGCCGTGCCCGCGTTCGCGCTCGCGTGGTTCATCTTTGTCGGTCCGCTCGACGCGTCCGATGACCGATCGCTTGGCCCGGGCGATCATCGCATCCGCCTGACGCACGACGGCCTCGCGCGGCAATATTTCGTTCACGTTCCGAAAATCCTCGCATCGCGCCCGCCGGTCGTGCTGATGTTCCACGGCGCGGCGGCCAATGCGCGCATGGCCAAAAGCCTGCACGGCATTGACCGCGTGGCGGACCGCGAGGGCTTTGTCGCCGTGTACCCCGACGGCACGGGCAAAAACGCGCTCCTGCACACCTGGAACGCGGGCGGCTGCTGCGGTTATGCGGTGGAACATCATGTCGATGACGTTGGTTACGTGCGCGATCTCCTTGCCGATCTGGCTTCGCGCGTGGAATACGATCCGGCGCGCGTGTTCGTTACCGGGCTTTCGAACGGCGGCATGATGTCGTATCGGCTGGCGTGCGCGGCGCCGGAACTTTTCGCCGGCGCGGCGTCGGTCTCAGGGCCGCTCGCCGTCGCGGAATGCACGCCGGATCGCGCGACGCCAATCCTTCACATCCACGGCACGGACGACGCGTTCGCGCGCTATGAAGGCGGCGTTTCCGCGCGGGCGCCCAAGGCCGGCGCGCTTTCGTCGGTCGCCGAAACGCTCGAGACCTGGCGCGCCATCAACGATTGCGCGCCCGAACCGGCCGTCTCGCCGATGCCGAACGCCGACCCGCAAGACGGCCTCCGCGCGACGCGTTTCGCGTGGACCTGCGAGCGCGCGCCCGTCACGCACATCCGCGTGGAGGGCGGCGGCCACACATGGCCCGGCGGCGTGCGCGTGCCGTTTCTCGATCTTGGCCCGCACACGAATGATTTCGATGCGAGCGCGGTCATTGGGGAGTTTTTTCACCGCCAGGACGCAAAGAACGCAAAGGAGTGA